A single window of Podarcis raffonei isolate rPodRaf1 chromosome 9, rPodRaf1.pri, whole genome shotgun sequence DNA harbors:
- the RAPGEF2 gene encoding rap guanine nucleotide exchange factor 2 isoform X8, giving the protein MAFLVRCYANCLQPWSSKLPADFTKLHLTDSLHPQVTHVSSSHSGCSITSDSGSSSLSDIYQATESEAGDMDLSGLPETAVDSEDDDDEEDIERASDPLMSRDIVRDCLEKDPIDRTDDDIEQLLEFMHQLPAFANMTMSVRRELCAVMVFAVVERAGTIVLNDGEELDSWSVILNGSVEVTHPEGRSEILCMGNSFGVSPTMDKEYMKGVMRTKVDDCQFVCIAQQDYCRILNQVEKNMQKVEEEGEIVMVKEHRELDRTGTRKGHIVIKGTPERLTMHLVEEHSVVDPTFIEDFLLTYRTFLSSPMEVGKKLLEWFNDPSLRDKVTRVVLLWVNNHFNDFEGDSAMTRFLEEFENNLEREKMGGHLRLLNIACAAKAKRRMITLTKPSREAPLPFLLLGGSEKGFGIFVDSVDSGSKATEAGLKRGDQILEVNGQNFENIQLSKAMEILRNNTHLSITVKTNLFVFKELLTRLSEEKRNGAPHLPKIGDIKKASRYSIPDLGVDVEQVIGLEKVTKKSKANTVGGRNKLKKILDKTRISILPQKPYNDIAIGQSQDDSIVGLRQTKHIPPALPVSGTLSSSNPDLMQSHHRILDFNTTPDLPDQVLRVFKADQQSRYIMISKDTTAKEVVIQAIREFALTTTPDAYSLCEVSVTPEGVIKQRRLPDQLSKLADRIQLSGRYYLKNNMETETLCSDEDAQELLRESQISLLQLSTVEVATQLSMRNFELFRNIEPTEYIDDLFKLKSKSSCTNLKKFEEVINQETFWVASEILRETNQLKRMKIIKHFIKIALHCRECKNFNSMFAIISGLNLAPVARLRTTWEKLPSKYEKLFQDLQDLFDPSRNMAKYRNVLNSQNLQPPIIPLFPVIKKDLTFLHEGNDSKVEGLVNFEKLRMIAKEIRHVGRMASVNMDPALMFRTRKKKWRSLGSLSQGSTNAAVLDVAQTGGHKKRVRRSSFLNAKKLYEDAQMARKVKQYLSNLDLEMDEESLQALSLQCEPASNTLPKTPGEKRSGKPETSPVAHRSGIQQKVQQQQQHKANQALQVPAVSLYPSRKKVPVKDLPPFGINSPQALKKILSLSEEGSLDRHKKQAEDTISNASSQLSSPPTSPQSSPRKSYTLAPSGTVDNFSDSGHSEISSRSSIVSNSSFDSMPVSLHDDRRQRHSVSIVETNLGVGRIDRRAIIEPDQYSIGYYPPLSENRGLYAGATMLSSPSTEELSQDQGDRASLDAADSGRGSWTSCSSGSHDNIQTIQHQRSWEILPFGHAHFDSSGDGAGLWASGSHMDPMMFSDHGTKYGRQSQGREGLDQAQSRASWASSTGYWGEDSEGDTGTIKRRGGKDVSIEAETSSITSMTAEDSKPVPMPAHIAVSTSNTKGLIARKEGRYREPPPTPPGYVGIPIADFAEGVSHPARKPPDYNVALQRSRMVARSSEAPGTSASQQQPQGPPSSRPVGKPQWHKPNESDPHLVHYQSQGFSTEEDEDEQVSAV; this is encoded by the exons GCCACAGAGAGTGAAGCTGGCGATATGGATCTGAGTGGGTTACCAGAGACAGCAGTGGAttctgaggatgatgatgatgaagaggatATTGAGAGGGCTTCTGATCCTCTAATGAGCAGGGATATTGTTAGAGATTGCCTGGAGAAAGACCCAATAGACAGGACAGATGATGATATTG AACAACTCCTGGAATTCATGCATCAGTTACCCGCTTTTGCTAATATGACAATGTCAGTGAGGAGAGAACTCTGTGCTGTGATGGTGTTTGCAGTCGTAGAAAGGGCGGGGACCATAGTTCTAAATGATGGAGAAGAG CTGGACTCCTGGTCTGTTATTTTGAATGGTTCTGTGGAAGTAACCCATCCTGAAGGAAGATCAGAAATATTATGCATGGGAAACAGTTTTGGTGTTTCCCCTACCATGGACAAAGAATACATGAAAGGAGTAATGAGAACCAAAGTGGATGATTGCCAG TTTGTGTGCATAGCCCAGCAAGATTATTGCCGCATCCTCAACCAAGTGGAGAAAAACATGCAGAAGgtagaagaggaaggagagattGTTATGGTTAAAGAACATAGGGAATTGGATCGCACTGGAACAAGAAAGGGTCACATTGTTATCAAG GGAACGCCGGAAAGGTTGACAATGCATTTGGTGGAAGAACATTCAGTGGTTGATCCAACATTTATCGAGGATTTCCTGTTGACCTACAGGACATTTCTTTCCAGCCCAATGGAAGTGGGGAAGAAGTTATTGGAGTGGTTCAATGATCCTAGCCTCAGGGATAAG GTTACACGGGTAGTATTGTTGTGGGTGAACAATCACTTCAATGATTTTGAGGGAGATTCTGCAATGACTCGTTTTCTGGAAGAATTTGAGAACAATTTAGAAAGAGAG AAAATGGGTGGACATCTGAGGCTGTTAAATATTGCATGTGCTGCTAAAGCTAAACGAAGAATGATAACATTAACAAAGCCATCTCGGGAAGCCCCTTTGCCTTTCTTATTATTGGGAGGATCTGAAAAGGGATTTGGAATCTTTGTTGACAGTGTTGATTCAGGTAGCAAAGCCACTGAAGCAGGCTTGAAACGTGGTGATCAG ATATTGGAGGTAAATGGCCAAAATTTTGAAAACATTCAGCTGTCTAAAGCCATGGAAATTCTTCGAAATAACACACATTTGTCTATCACTGTGAAAACTAACTTATTTG TTTTTAAGGAACTTCTAACAAGATTGTCAGAGGAGAAAAGAAACGGCGCTCCTCATCTTCCTAAAATTGGTGATATTAAAAAAGCAAGCCGTTATTCCATACCAGATCTTGGAGTTGACGTCGAGCAGGTGATAGGATTGGAAAAAGTAACCAAGAAGAGCAAAGCCAACACTGTTGGTGGGCGAAACAAGCTCAAGAAGATACTAGACAAAACCCGCATCAGTATCTTGCCTCAGAAACCATACAA CGATATTGCAATTGGCCAATCTCAGGATGACAGCATTGTGGGATTGAGGCAGACCAAACACATTCCTCCTGCTCTGCCGGTCAGTGGAACACTGTCTTCAAGCAATCCTGACTTAATGCAGTCACATCACCGCATCTTAGATTTCAACACAACCCCAG ATTTACCAGACCAGGTTCTGAGGGTTTTTAAGGCAGACCAACAAAGCCGCTACATTATGATCAGTAAGGACACAACTGCAAAGGAAGTGGTTATTCAAGCAATCCGAGAATTTGCTCTAACCACCACCCCAGATGCATATTCTTTATGTGAAGTTTCAGTCACTCCAGAGGGAGTAATCAAGCAGAGGAGGCTTCCAGATCAACTTTCCAAGCTTGCTGACAGAATACAGCTTAGTGGAAG gTATTATCTGAAGAACAACATGGAGACAGAAACCTTGTGTTCAGATGAAGATGCTCAGGAATTGCTGAGAGAGAGTCAAATTTCTTTATTGCAACTCAGTACTGTCGAGGTGGCAACCCAACTCTCTATGCGTAACTTTGAACTGTTCCGTAACATTGAACCTACAGAATACATAGATGACTTGTTTAAACTGAAATCTAAGTCTAGCTGTACTAACTTGAAAAAGTTTGAAGAAGTAATAAACCAAGAAACCTTTTGGGTGGCATCTGAGATTCTGCGAGAAACCAACCAGCTGAAAAGGATGAAGATAATTAAGCACTTCATTAAGATAGCATTGCACTGCAGGGAATGCAAGAACTTCAACTCCATGTTTGCAATAATAAG TGGCCTAAACTTAGCTCCAGTTGCAAGACTACGAACTACTTGGGAAAAACTTCCAAGCAAATATGAAAAATTGTTTCAAGATCTTCAGGATTTATTTGATCCATCTAGGAACATGGCAAAATATCGCAATGTCCTGAATAGCCAAAATCTACAGCCTCCTATTATTCCTTTGTTCCCTGTAATCAAAAAGGACCTTACATTCCTCCATGAAG GAAATGATTCCAAAGTGGAAGGTTTGGTCAATTTTGAGAAATTACGAATGATCGCAAAAGAGATTCGCCATGTGGGTCGAATGGCTTCTGTTAACATGGATCCTGCTTTAATGTTCAGGACTAG GAAGAAGAAGTGGAGGAGTTTGGG GTCTCTCAGTCAAGGCAGTACAAATGCAGCAGTCCTTGATGTTGCACAAACAGGTGGACATAAAAAGCGGGTCCGCCGCAGCTCCTTCCTCAATGCCAAAAAGCTATATGAAGACGCTCAGATGGCTCGGAAAGTCAAGCAGTATCTCTCCAATTTGGATCTGGAAATGGATGAAGAGAGCCTTCAGGCACTCTCTCTACAATGTGAACCAGCCAGCAATACAT TACCCAAGACTCCAGGGGAAAAACGGTCTGGAAAACCTGAAACATCCCCAGTCGCACATAGGTCAGGTATCCAGCAGAaagtgcagcagcaacagcagcacaaaGCAAACCAAGCACTGCAGGTTCCTGCTGTATCACTTTATCCCTCTCGTAAGAAAGTACCAGTCAAAGACCTTCCACCCTTTG GCATAAACTCTCCACAAGCTTTAAAGAAAATTCTTTCACTCTCTGAAGAGGGAAGTTTGGATCGTCATAAGAAACAAGCAGAGGACACAATTTCAAATGCGTCTTCACAGTTATCTTCTCCTCCCACCTCGCCACAGAGCTCTCCAAGGAAAA GTTACACTCTGGCTCCCAGTGGTACCGTGGATAACTTTTCAGACTCTGGTCACAGTGAAATTTCTTCCAGATCCAGCATTGTCAGCAATTCTTCATTTGACTCCATGCCAGTATCACTACATGATGACAGGAGGCAGAGGCACTCCGTCAGCATTGTGGAGACTAATCTTGGAGTGGGCAGGATTGACCGAAGAGCCATAATTGAACCAGATCAGTACAGCATAGG CTACTACCCACCACTGTCAGAGAACAGAGGCTTGTATGCTGGGGCAACCATGCTTTCTTCTCCTAGCACCGAGGAGCTGTCACAGGATCAGGGAGATCGAGCATCACTTGATGCAGCGGATAGTGGCCGTGGCAGCTGGACTTCTTGTTCAAGTGGTTCCCATGACAACATACAGACAATACAGCACCAGCGAAGTTGGGAGATTCTTCCTTTTGGACATGCTCATTTCGATAGTTCAGGCGATGGGGCAGGACTGTGGGCCTCAGGCAGCCACATGGACCCGATGATGTTCTCCGATCATGGCACAAAGTATGGCAGGCAGAGTCAAGGTAGGGAGGGCCTTGATCAAGCACAGTCCAGAGCAAGCTGGGCATCCTCCACAGGCTACTGGGGAGAGGACTCTGAAGGTGATACAGGTACCATAAAACGGAGGGGTGGGAAGGATGTGTCAATTGAAGCTGAAACCAGTAGCATAACATCTATGACAGCAGAGGATTCAAAGCCAGTTCCCATGCCAGCTCATATAGCTGTGTCAACAAGTAATACAAAGGGTCTTATTG CTCGAAAAGAGGGCCGCTATCGTGAACCACCACCAACCCCGCCTGGTTATGTAGGAATACCTATTGCTGACTTTGCTGAAGGAGTTTCCCACCCAGCCCGAAAACCTCCGGATTACAACGTGGCACTTCAGAGGTCTAGGATGGTGGCACGGTCAAGTGAAGCCCCTGGGACTTCAGCTTCACAGCAGCAACCACAGGGTCCTCCATCTAGCAGGCCTGTGGGCAAACCTCAGTGGCACAAACCAAATGAGTCAGACCCACATCTGGTTCACTATCAGTCTCAAGGGTTTTCCACAGAGGAGGATG AAGATGAGCAAGTCTCTGCCGTCTAA
- the RAPGEF2 gene encoding rap guanine nucleotide exchange factor 2 isoform X7, protein MKPLAIPANHGVMGQQEKHSLPADFTKLHLTDSLHPQVTHVSSSHSGCSITSDSGSSSLSDIYQATESEAGDMDLSGLPETAVDSEDDDDEEDIERASDPLMSRDIVRDCLEKDPIDRTDDDIEQLLEFMHQLPAFANMTMSVRRELCAVMVFAVVERAGTIVLNDGEELDSWSVILNGSVEVTHPEGRSEILCMGNSFGVSPTMDKEYMKGVMRTKVDDCQFVCIAQQDYCRILNQVEKNMQKVEEEGEIVMVKEHRELDRTGTRKGHIVIKGTPERLTMHLVEEHSVVDPTFIEDFLLTYRTFLSSPMEVGKKLLEWFNDPSLRDKVTRVVLLWVNNHFNDFEGDSAMTRFLEEFENNLEREKMGGHLRLLNIACAAKAKRRMITLTKPSREAPLPFLLLGGSEKGFGIFVDSVDSGSKATEAGLKRGDQILEVNGQNFENIQLSKAMEILRNNTHLSITVKTNLFVFKELLTRLSEEKRNGAPHLPKIGDIKKASRYSIPDLGVDVEQVIGLEKVTKKSKANTVGGRNKLKKILDKTRISILPQKPYNDIAIGQSQDDSIVGLRQTKHIPPALPVSGTLSSSNPDLMQSHHRILDFNTTPDLPDQVLRVFKADQQSRYIMISKDTTAKEVVIQAIREFALTTTPDAYSLCEVSVTPEGVIKQRRLPDQLSKLADRIQLSGRYYLKNNMETETLCSDEDAQELLRESQISLLQLSTVEVATQLSMRNFELFRNIEPTEYIDDLFKLKSKSSCTNLKKFEEVINQETFWVASEILRETNQLKRMKIIKHFIKIALHCRECKNFNSMFAIISGLNLAPVARLRTTWEKLPSKYEKLFQDLQDLFDPSRNMAKYRNVLNSQNLQPPIIPLFPVIKKDLTFLHEGNDSKVEGLVNFEKLRMIAKEIRHVGRMASVNMDPALMFRTRKKKWRSLGSLSQGSTNAAVLDVAQTGGHKKRVRRSSFLNAKKLYEDAQMARKVKQYLSNLDLEMDEESLQALSLQCEPASNTLPKTPGEKRSGKPETSPVAHRSGIQQKVQQQQQHKANQALQVPAVSLYPSRKKVPVKDLPPFGINSPQALKKILSLSEEGSLDRHKKQAEDTISNASSQLSSPPTSPQSSPRKSYTLAPSGTVDNFSDSGHSEISSRSSIVSNSSFDSMPVSLHDDRRQRHSVSIVETNLGVGRIDRRAIIEPDQYSIGYYPPLSENRGLYAGATMLSSPSTEELSQDQGDRASLDAADSGRGSWTSCSSGSHDNIQTIQHQRSWEILPFGHAHFDSSGDGAGLWASGSHMDPMMFSDHGTKYGRQSQGREGLDQAQSRASWASSTGYWGEDSEGDTGTIKRRGGKDVSIEAETSSITSMTAEDSKPVPMPAHIAVSTSNTKGLIARKEGRYREPPPTPPGYVGIPIADFAEGVSHPARKPPDYNVALQRSRMVARSSEAPGTSASQQQPQGPPSSRPVGKPQWHKPNESDPHLVHYQSQGFSTEEDEDEQVSAV, encoded by the exons GCCACAGAGAGTGAAGCTGGCGATATGGATCTGAGTGGGTTACCAGAGACAGCAGTGGAttctgaggatgatgatgatgaagaggatATTGAGAGGGCTTCTGATCCTCTAATGAGCAGGGATATTGTTAGAGATTGCCTGGAGAAAGACCCAATAGACAGGACAGATGATGATATTG AACAACTCCTGGAATTCATGCATCAGTTACCCGCTTTTGCTAATATGACAATGTCAGTGAGGAGAGAACTCTGTGCTGTGATGGTGTTTGCAGTCGTAGAAAGGGCGGGGACCATAGTTCTAAATGATGGAGAAGAG CTGGACTCCTGGTCTGTTATTTTGAATGGTTCTGTGGAAGTAACCCATCCTGAAGGAAGATCAGAAATATTATGCATGGGAAACAGTTTTGGTGTTTCCCCTACCATGGACAAAGAATACATGAAAGGAGTAATGAGAACCAAAGTGGATGATTGCCAG TTTGTGTGCATAGCCCAGCAAGATTATTGCCGCATCCTCAACCAAGTGGAGAAAAACATGCAGAAGgtagaagaggaaggagagattGTTATGGTTAAAGAACATAGGGAATTGGATCGCACTGGAACAAGAAAGGGTCACATTGTTATCAAG GGAACGCCGGAAAGGTTGACAATGCATTTGGTGGAAGAACATTCAGTGGTTGATCCAACATTTATCGAGGATTTCCTGTTGACCTACAGGACATTTCTTTCCAGCCCAATGGAAGTGGGGAAGAAGTTATTGGAGTGGTTCAATGATCCTAGCCTCAGGGATAAG GTTACACGGGTAGTATTGTTGTGGGTGAACAATCACTTCAATGATTTTGAGGGAGATTCTGCAATGACTCGTTTTCTGGAAGAATTTGAGAACAATTTAGAAAGAGAG AAAATGGGTGGACATCTGAGGCTGTTAAATATTGCATGTGCTGCTAAAGCTAAACGAAGAATGATAACATTAACAAAGCCATCTCGGGAAGCCCCTTTGCCTTTCTTATTATTGGGAGGATCTGAAAAGGGATTTGGAATCTTTGTTGACAGTGTTGATTCAGGTAGCAAAGCCACTGAAGCAGGCTTGAAACGTGGTGATCAG ATATTGGAGGTAAATGGCCAAAATTTTGAAAACATTCAGCTGTCTAAAGCCATGGAAATTCTTCGAAATAACACACATTTGTCTATCACTGTGAAAACTAACTTATTTG TTTTTAAGGAACTTCTAACAAGATTGTCAGAGGAGAAAAGAAACGGCGCTCCTCATCTTCCTAAAATTGGTGATATTAAAAAAGCAAGCCGTTATTCCATACCAGATCTTGGAGTTGACGTCGAGCAGGTGATAGGATTGGAAAAAGTAACCAAGAAGAGCAAAGCCAACACTGTTGGTGGGCGAAACAAGCTCAAGAAGATACTAGACAAAACCCGCATCAGTATCTTGCCTCAGAAACCATACAA CGATATTGCAATTGGCCAATCTCAGGATGACAGCATTGTGGGATTGAGGCAGACCAAACACATTCCTCCTGCTCTGCCGGTCAGTGGAACACTGTCTTCAAGCAATCCTGACTTAATGCAGTCACATCACCGCATCTTAGATTTCAACACAACCCCAG ATTTACCAGACCAGGTTCTGAGGGTTTTTAAGGCAGACCAACAAAGCCGCTACATTATGATCAGTAAGGACACAACTGCAAAGGAAGTGGTTATTCAAGCAATCCGAGAATTTGCTCTAACCACCACCCCAGATGCATATTCTTTATGTGAAGTTTCAGTCACTCCAGAGGGAGTAATCAAGCAGAGGAGGCTTCCAGATCAACTTTCCAAGCTTGCTGACAGAATACAGCTTAGTGGAAG gTATTATCTGAAGAACAACATGGAGACAGAAACCTTGTGTTCAGATGAAGATGCTCAGGAATTGCTGAGAGAGAGTCAAATTTCTTTATTGCAACTCAGTACTGTCGAGGTGGCAACCCAACTCTCTATGCGTAACTTTGAACTGTTCCGTAACATTGAACCTACAGAATACATAGATGACTTGTTTAAACTGAAATCTAAGTCTAGCTGTACTAACTTGAAAAAGTTTGAAGAAGTAATAAACCAAGAAACCTTTTGGGTGGCATCTGAGATTCTGCGAGAAACCAACCAGCTGAAAAGGATGAAGATAATTAAGCACTTCATTAAGATAGCATTGCACTGCAGGGAATGCAAGAACTTCAACTCCATGTTTGCAATAATAAG TGGCCTAAACTTAGCTCCAGTTGCAAGACTACGAACTACTTGGGAAAAACTTCCAAGCAAATATGAAAAATTGTTTCAAGATCTTCAGGATTTATTTGATCCATCTAGGAACATGGCAAAATATCGCAATGTCCTGAATAGCCAAAATCTACAGCCTCCTATTATTCCTTTGTTCCCTGTAATCAAAAAGGACCTTACATTCCTCCATGAAG GAAATGATTCCAAAGTGGAAGGTTTGGTCAATTTTGAGAAATTACGAATGATCGCAAAAGAGATTCGCCATGTGGGTCGAATGGCTTCTGTTAACATGGATCCTGCTTTAATGTTCAGGACTAG GAAGAAGAAGTGGAGGAGTTTGGG GTCTCTCAGTCAAGGCAGTACAAATGCAGCAGTCCTTGATGTTGCACAAACAGGTGGACATAAAAAGCGGGTCCGCCGCAGCTCCTTCCTCAATGCCAAAAAGCTATATGAAGACGCTCAGATGGCTCGGAAAGTCAAGCAGTATCTCTCCAATTTGGATCTGGAAATGGATGAAGAGAGCCTTCAGGCACTCTCTCTACAATGTGAACCAGCCAGCAATACAT TACCCAAGACTCCAGGGGAAAAACGGTCTGGAAAACCTGAAACATCCCCAGTCGCACATAGGTCAGGTATCCAGCAGAaagtgcagcagcaacagcagcacaaaGCAAACCAAGCACTGCAGGTTCCTGCTGTATCACTTTATCCCTCTCGTAAGAAAGTACCAGTCAAAGACCTTCCACCCTTTG GCATAAACTCTCCACAAGCTTTAAAGAAAATTCTTTCACTCTCTGAAGAGGGAAGTTTGGATCGTCATAAGAAACAAGCAGAGGACACAATTTCAAATGCGTCTTCACAGTTATCTTCTCCTCCCACCTCGCCACAGAGCTCTCCAAGGAAAA GTTACACTCTGGCTCCCAGTGGTACCGTGGATAACTTTTCAGACTCTGGTCACAGTGAAATTTCTTCCAGATCCAGCATTGTCAGCAATTCTTCATTTGACTCCATGCCAGTATCACTACATGATGACAGGAGGCAGAGGCACTCCGTCAGCATTGTGGAGACTAATCTTGGAGTGGGCAGGATTGACCGAAGAGCCATAATTGAACCAGATCAGTACAGCATAGG CTACTACCCACCACTGTCAGAGAACAGAGGCTTGTATGCTGGGGCAACCATGCTTTCTTCTCCTAGCACCGAGGAGCTGTCACAGGATCAGGGAGATCGAGCATCACTTGATGCAGCGGATAGTGGCCGTGGCAGCTGGACTTCTTGTTCAAGTGGTTCCCATGACAACATACAGACAATACAGCACCAGCGAAGTTGGGAGATTCTTCCTTTTGGACATGCTCATTTCGATAGTTCAGGCGATGGGGCAGGACTGTGGGCCTCAGGCAGCCACATGGACCCGATGATGTTCTCCGATCATGGCACAAAGTATGGCAGGCAGAGTCAAGGTAGGGAGGGCCTTGATCAAGCACAGTCCAGAGCAAGCTGGGCATCCTCCACAGGCTACTGGGGAGAGGACTCTGAAGGTGATACAGGTACCATAAAACGGAGGGGTGGGAAGGATGTGTCAATTGAAGCTGAAACCAGTAGCATAACATCTATGACAGCAGAGGATTCAAAGCCAGTTCCCATGCCAGCTCATATAGCTGTGTCAACAAGTAATACAAAGGGTCTTATTG CTCGAAAAGAGGGCCGCTATCGTGAACCACCACCAACCCCGCCTGGTTATGTAGGAATACCTATTGCTGACTTTGCTGAAGGAGTTTCCCACCCAGCCCGAAAACCTCCGGATTACAACGTGGCACTTCAGAGGTCTAGGATGGTGGCACGGTCAAGTGAAGCCCCTGGGACTTCAGCTTCACAGCAGCAACCACAGGGTCCTCCATCTAGCAGGCCTGTGGGCAAACCTCAGTGGCACAAACCAAATGAGTCAGACCCACATCTGGTTCACTATCAGTCTCAAGGGTTTTCCACAGAGGAGGATG AAGATGAGCAAGTCTCTGCCGTCTAA